A window of Canis lupus baileyi chromosome 3, mCanLup2.hap1, whole genome shotgun sequence genomic DNA:
ccaagtACTGGGATGAACCAGCCACAAATCCTCTAATCCACCAGCACCTCCGGGTCGGTCTCCAGCTGCAGAAGACCACATCACTCGCCACCCACCCAGCCAGCCCAGCCAGCCAGCGCTGCCCGGCCGGGCCCAGGCGGCCTCACCCATGGGGAACAGCAAGAGCGGAGCCCTCTCCAAGGAGATCCTGGAGGAGCTGCAGCTGAACACCAAGTTCACAGAGGAGGAGCTGTGCAGCTGGTACCAGTCCTTCCTGAAGGAGTGCCCCAGTGGCCGCATCACCAAGCAGGAGTTTCAGAGCATCTACTCCAAGTTCTTCCCTGAGGCCGACCCCAAGGCCTATGCCCAGCATGTGTTCCGCAGCTTCGACGCCAACAGCGACGGCACCCTGGACTTCAAAGAGTATGTCATCGCCTTGCACATGACCTCGGCCGGCAAGACCAACCAGAAGCTTGAGTGGGCCTTCTCGCTCTACGACGTGGACGGCAACGGGGCCATCAGCAAGAGCGAAGTGCTAGAGATCGTCATGGTCAGTCTCGGCCTCCCCCGCACAGCGGAACTGGGctcccccggggtcctgggtccAGGGGGTTCGGGGGGTCGGGTGGGGGCGGTGTCCACAATCTAGGGtcctgctgctgccgctgctgctcaAGGGGACGGGGCTGACCGTATGGAGTGGGGATCCAGGCTGCGGGGGGTCAGGGGCTCCAAGTGTGCGAGGAGGGGTCTCCAGTACGTGGGTCACTTCCCCACAGCTTCTCTTCCTCCTAAAGAAGAATCTGGGTATTTTGTGttaattaaattttgtttccttccttccctctattctttccttcctttcttccttccttccttccttccttccttccttccttccttccttccttccatcttcatTAAACCATCTTGCAAACCTTCAACAGTACCTATCCAGATTCTTCCACAGTTAGCTTTAAGCACATAACGTGTTTCAAATAcagagtaggggatccctgggtggctcagcagtttagcatctgcctttggcccagggtgtgatcctggagacccgggatcaaatcccacatcaggctccctgcatggagcctgcttctccctctgcctgtgtctctgcctctctctctctgtgtctctcatgaatgaataaataaaatcttaaaaaaaaaaaaaaaagaaagaaagaaagaaaaaaatacagagtagAAGGAGGCCAGCTTTGGGGGTCATGAACATTTGGGGGTTCCTGTCCTCTTAGTCTTTAGAGCCAGGGGCAGGCCACATCACCCCCGGGGGCCTCCACTTTCTCACCTGCTGCCCTGTGTTCTGGACTGAGCCTCTGCAGGAGCCTTGCTGGCCAGCACTTCCAAAACAcactctccccctgccccacactGGCCTGGCATCCTATCGTTTGTTGCGAAGATCACAGGGATCTTaagaatacttttatttaataGGTAAGTAATTTGTAAACCCTAGAAATATATGCAGGAGACAATTGAAATTGCCTTTAATTCTATCATCTGGAGGGAGCTACTGTCAATGTATTAACGTATACAATCccagccctttaaaaaaaaaagattttatttatttattcatgagagacacagagagagaagcagagacacaggcagagggagaagaaggctccctgcggggaatggtgtgggactcaatcccaggactccggtgtcatgccctgaaccgaaggcaaacactcaacccctgagccacccaggcatcctaccaTCCTAGTCctttatctgtatatatatatttaaaaataattttagaactaTGATATATAAGACGTTTTTCTCAGTTATTATTTTGTTACAATTTCCCTATCAAGAAATGGTTTCTTCAAAACCATTTTGAATGGCTGCTTAGAGTTCTGtcttatgggacacctgggtggctcagcagttgagcatctgccttcggctcaggttgtgaccccggggtcctgggatcaagtcctgcatctgggttccccaaagggagcctgcttctccctctgtctgtgtctctgcctctgtctcgtgtctctcatgaataaataaataaaacctaaagaaaaaaagaattccatcttATGGAAAGGCCATAAAATTA
This region includes:
- the RCVRN gene encoding recoverin; this translates as MGNSKSGALSKEILEELQLNTKFTEEELCSWYQSFLKECPSGRITKQEFQSIYSKFFPEADPKAYAQHVFRSFDANSDGTLDFKEYVIALHMTSAGKTNQKLEWAFSLYDVDGNGAISKSEVLEIVMAIFKMISPEDVKQLPEDENTPEKRAEKIWGFFGKKDDDKLTEEEFIEGTLANKEILRLIQFEPRKVKEKLKEKKP